Proteins encoded within one genomic window of Oryza glaberrima chromosome 12, OglaRS2, whole genome shotgun sequence:
- the LOC127757612 gene encoding flowering locus K homology domain produces MDGNIENTAEDMSGIASNLDNEEQAIPLSDVPEQYKEDPENTYDEETKDSSYEESGIPYNEDQVNINDGNVGHQHEEDQAIPSEEGHAYGGEAQGEQQANAVTDEKKWPGWPGESVFRILVPAQKVGAVIGRKGEFIKKMCEESRARIKVLDGPPGVPDRAVMISAKDEPDAPLPPAVDGLLRVHKRITDGLDGESDQPQRAAGTVGPTRLLVPASQAGSLIGKQGATIKSIQDASKCVLRILESVPPVALSDDRVVEIQGEPLDVHKAVELIASHLRKFLVDRSVLPLFEMQMKVHNAHREQPMPPPQTWGPPPPWGHPSNVPPGGPGYGGNPQFMPPRPQDHYYPPPDVPPVEKQPHYGISSYGRDVPPTGAPPASGNQHPPHGSSQITHSMQVPLSYADAVIGAAGASISYIRRHSGATISIQEGVPGEMTVEISGSASQVQTAQQLIKNFMAEASPQGPPQAPAPPAQPVDTGYSSYPSYGGTSYGSPPGGAGPHNGGSYGGAPPPYPPSYGY; encoded by the exons ATGGATGGGAACATCGAGAATACTGCGGAGGACATGAGTGGGATTGCCAGTAATCTTGATAATGAGGAGCAGGCGATTCCTCTCAGTGATGTGCCTGAGCAGTACAAGGAAGATCCAGAAAATACATATGACGAAGAAACCAAAGACTCAAGCTATGAAGAATCAGGGATCCCATACAATGAAGATCAGGTGAACATAAATGATGGAAATGTGGGGCATCAGCATGAAGAGGACCAAGCTATCCCCTCAGAAGAAGGGCATGCCTATGGTGGAGAAGCTCAGGGAGAGCAGCAGGCCAATGCAGTAACTGATGAGAAGAAATGGCCAGGTTGGCCTGGAGAAAGTGTTTTCCGTATACTTGTTCCAGCCCAAAAAGTGGGCGCTGTCATTGGCCGAAAAGGGGAGTTTATCAAGAAAATGTGTGAGGAGTCCAGAGCTCGCATAAAGGTGCTTGATGGACCACCAGGGGTACCAGATAGAGCA GTAATGATTTCAGCAAAAGATGAACCAGATGCACCATTACCTCCTGCTGTTGATGGATTGCTTAGAGTTCACAAGCGGATAACAGATGGTTTAGATGGTGAATCTGATCAACCTCAACGTGCTGCTGGTACTGTAGGGCCAACACGGCTACTGGTGCCAGCTTCTCAAGCTGGCAGCCTGATTGGCAAGCAAGGAGCAACCATTAAATCCATACAGGATGCTTCTAAGTGTGTTCTCCGAATTCTTG AAAGTGTACCACCTGTTGCATTAAGTGACGACCGAGTTGTTGAGATACAAGGTGAACCTCTAGATGTCCACAAAGCAGTGGAACTGATTGCAAGTCATTTAAGAAAATTTCTTGTTGACCGCAGTGTGCTCCCTTTGTTCGAAATGCAG ATGAAAGTGCACAATGCGCACAGAGAGCAACCTATGCCACCTCCTCAGACGTGGGGTCCTCCTCCACCGTGGGGTCATCCATCAAACGTTCCTCCTGGTGGCCCAGGTTATGGTGGTAATCCACAGTTCATGCCTCCTCGGCCTCAAGACCACTATTATCCTCCTCCTGATGTACCTCCTGTCGAAAAGCAACCACACTATGGAATTTCTTCATATGGCCGTGATGTACCTCCTACTGGTGCTCCTCCTGCCTCAGGgaatcaacacccaccacatGGTTCTTCTCAA ATAACACACAGCATGCAAGTTCCTCTTTCCTACGCTGATGCCGTGATTGGGGCAGCTGGTGCTAGTATCAGCTACATTCGCAGGCATAGTGGTGCAACAATAAGTATTCAGGAAGGTGTTCCTGGAGAAATGACTGTGGAGATATCAGGAAGTGCTTCACAAGTTCAAACTGCCCAGCAACTGATCAAG AATTTCATGGCTGAAGCTTCTCCCCAAGGCCCCCCACAAgctcctgctcctcctgctcAACCAGTCGACACGGGCTACAGCTCCTACCCATCGTACGGAGGAACATCATACGGATCTCCTCCTGGCGGCGCAGGTCCTCACAATGGTGGAAGCTATGGCGGTGCGCCACCCCCCTACCCTCCGAGCTACGGATACTAG
- the LOC127757614 gene encoding protein WRKY1-like: protein MEEEVEAANRAAVESCHRVLALLSQQQDPALLRSIAAETGEACAKFRKVVSLLGNGGGGGGGGHARGRMAGRSRPSAVLREKGFLESSSGGGQLGMMMSGAATPSTSSAAHLRNRIGGGGGVPPDSLRGLDLVSSSSKGGAHQFDPPKLVQPLSVQFQFGATAHRYPFQQHQHQQKLQAEMFKRSNSGISLKFDSPSATGTMSSAFMSSLSMDGSVASLEGKPPFHLISGPVASDPVNAHHAPKRRCTGRGEDGSGKCATTGRCHCSKRRKLRIKRSIKVPAISNKIADIPPDEYSWRKYGQKPIKGSPHPRGYYKCSSVRGCPARKHVERCVDDPAMLIVTYEGEHNHTRLPTQSAQT from the exons atggaggaggaggtggaggcggcgaacagggcggcggtggagagttGCCACAGGGTGCTGGCCTTGCTGTCGCAGCAGCAGGACCCTGCGTTGCTCAGGAGCATAGCTGCAGAGACAGGAGAGGCCTGTGCCAAGTTCAGGAAGGTGGTCTCCCtcctcggcaatggcggcggcggcggcggtggtggacaTGCTAGAGGCAGGATGGCCGGGAGAAGCAGGCCTTCGGCGGTGCTGAGAGAGAAGGGATTCTTggagagcagcagcggcggcggccagctggGGATGATGATGTCCGGTGCCGCCACTCCGTCTACTAGCTCCGCCGCGCATTTGCGCAACCGGattggcggaggcggcggcgtgccacCGGATTCGTTGCGGGGGCTCGATTTGGTCAGCTCGAGCAGCAAGGGTGGTGCTCATCAGTTCGATCCTCCGAAGCTGGTGCAGCCGTTGTCGGTTCAGTTCCAGTTCGGCGCTACCGCGCATAGGTACCCGTTccagcagcatcagcatcagcagaAGTTGCAGGCTGAGATGTTCAAGAGGAGCAACAGCGGGATCAGCCTTAAGTTTGATAGCCCTAGTGCCACCGGGACGATGTCGTCGGCGTTCATGTCGTCGCTTAGCATGGATGGCAGCGTGGCTAGCTTGGAAGGGAAGCCGCCGTTCCATTTGATCAGCGGCCCGGTCGCGAGCGACCCGGTGAACGCTCACCATGCGCCCAAACGGCGGTGCacggggagaggggaggatggAAGTGGCAAGTGTGCCACAACCGGAAGGTGCCATTGCTCAAAGAGGAG GAAGTTGCGAATTAAGAGGTCAATTAAAGTGCCCGCCATTAGCAACAAAATAGCAGACATACCTCCAGATGAATACTCATGGCGAAAGTATGGTCAGAAGCCGATTAAGGGTTCGCCTCATCCAAG GGGTTACTACAAATGTAGCAGCGTCCGGGGCTGCCCAGCGAGGAAGCACGTCGAGCGGTGCGTAGACGACCCGGCGATGCTCATCGTGACGTATGAAGGTGAGCATAACCATACTCGTCTGCCAACACAGTCAGCCCAGACCTAG